The window tttcgaagttttttttttagtttctattattcagagtttattttaaaacagtttgatacaattttaaatgttcgAACATAATATTGTATTACCATCCTATATAATCATAATTATCAAATCTAAGTCAATCTGTACTACAAGAGCAGGTTTAAccatgataaaaataaagaaggtagtgtcaatcaaaaatttttttatcaaataaggatttttgaagtttagttttttgtgagcattatataaagcgttgccacattcttaaaaatgattttgattttcgagaaattttttacaaaaatgtgtaatttaaaatttacaatttaaataataatttactatTACGTTATTTTGGACTATTTGGACTAGcagtttagaaatttcagatttatttccaaaaaaaattcgaTTGTGATCGgagatatgtatatacataccttAAAACTCAATGTTTGCAGATCAATTAGTATTTTAAAGTTACCTTGTGGTCATTGGCACAGCATTTTTATCCAATCTTACACGTTTTGCATTAactgaaatattacttttaatgcAATGGTCGGAGCATAAGATTGGCTCTTTTGGCAAATCTTCTTcggaaattttacatatatctagCCATTGTTGTCGTTTGTTGGGTAATGTatgtttgcttaaaaaatagTTGGTATTTTAGCAGTTGGGgactcatttttaatatttgaaaattaagatcTTCCCTTTAATTCATCATGTTAATAATCTCAAACTTCTTTTAACTCGTTTGTATGAATCTGGTTTTCGaggttattttgaaaaatgctCCTTTATGCACCCAAAGATAGAGTATCTTGgttatattattagtttttctgaAATTCAACAATGCGAAAATATAACAGAAGCCATTAGTAGTTGCCTCGACCAAGAAATATTGCAGAACTTTAGTCATTTTTAGGAAAAGTTAACTATTACGCTtcgtttattaaaaacttatctACAATTTGAATCTATTAAGAATCTGAATCTATTAAGAAAGAAAATCGGAATGTCCGAATGCATGTACTTCAAAAACCTTAAATGAAGGTCAGAAAAACTATAGTCAGATAGAAAATGAAGCATTATCTATTATTTATGATATTGTCTTGTGCCGAAACATTTGGGAAGGGGATAAATGGATAcccgaaaaaataataaaaactattgggAATATGATGTTTCTAATTGATGTTGGAAATAAAGTTTGGAAACGTCATATTAATCAAATTCGTTTGAATAAATCGCTAAATAACTCTAATTTTAGCAAGAcggatttctatattcggctgtgccgaaaataccaattatgttttaaaaaacagtttttatttatttttagaacttaatttaattttataaaatatcaattaatttttgtattttattataactttacaTTTTATATCTGCATCAAAGtaagtaaaaacaacaataacaaataaacagtTAATTTGTAGTACAAGCCGCGTTTTGCATTCGTAATTCAGCTCTGGGTGGAGGAAGACCGTTGTGCGCAATAGTGGTGCTTAAGGGTAATCAGGTCGTCCTTTTTGCTCTGCCTTCTAGAGTTTTACGTTTCAAACCGCATTGGACAATGTGTGACGTCAGATAACTGTACCGAGTTACAGTTTTTCTTGAGGTGCATATTTACATGTGCAATCGTGTTAACTTAACctaagttttaattttgattatggtGGTGAACCAAAGAACTCGAATTTGGAACATAtgagctattttttttttctagctAAAATTGGTGATGGAGTTGTATAACTTTTTATTGCAGGCCAAATAAATCTTAGTTTTGGAAACTAagtaacttaaaaaaacaaacaagccGCGTTTTGAATCTACTTGTAtatctgcacacatgtcacacataacatacacacaaacaaatataaactgtattagcgcagaaagaaatattaaccgttgtactgtactaccaccatcaaactgtattaccactctcaaataaatatgagctgtattaccaacattactgctttatctccttgttgttgcttttatgcttttatttgtaatttgttgaggaaattttcggAGGTAGTCTCAGCTTTTTgcccatatctcagttatttatggactgattttgctgatttttaatacAGACAGAAATATTGAAGATTTTGATCCCGAAGATATCTAGAGTCTtcagaaaactgatttcaacagacagacggaaatggcttaatcaactccgctatctatgaggatccagaatatatatactttatagggtcggataATTATGTtgtggaaattacaaacggaatgacaaacttatatatactcttctcTTTCATTATAGAATCAGTTCAACCATCGCAACAAAGTCctcaaacttttgaaaatttacaacaaaatattggaaataGTCAGAATCGAAGAGCTGAAGTTAATGATCCTAGAGCCCTAATGGATGAAAATCCTTCGGTATCAATTTCTGAAACGTCATTAGCAATAGCAAAACCACAACTACGCAAATCAAGCCGCATTAAGAAGTCTGATCGTTACTCTCCTTATTTTCCATGTTTTGAAATAGACGAGGAGGAAATGTTATgtttttactttctttaaataattttgaataattcactgaattttataattttgttttgtcaattgtttttaaataattttctttattcaattaacttttaataaacttataactatttgattttgtaaaatattatattgtgtTGAGTTGAATAACATTTTAGATTCAGGGACTTTTTAAGAaccattaacaattttttgacatttatttctaattttcgAACACAATTTCGAGAATATTCGAACACAATATTgtatgacctggttcacactaggaaacttttgttgagaaacttttgattttgtgtgtgagagaaataaATGGATGATATATCTATCTCATTTTCTCACACAAAAATGAatagtttcccaaaaaaaatttcctagtgAGAACCAGGTCAATGTTCATCTGATTTTGTATGTGAGAAAAAGAGATGTTGATATCGcattctctcacacacaaaaattaaaatttcacaaaaaaagtttGCTTTCTGAACCGGCACAtgattgccaaatttcatttaattcgaACTACGCGAACTGATGCCAGAagctataaatgtttttatcacTAGTGAAATACACGTTGAATATTCCATTAAAACGCCATATTCCATTAAAACGCCATATTCTGTAATAGATTCTCGCCATAGTAATACTTCTGACGAATATCAAGCATTTTGAAAAATCAACTTGTGTTCGCATATGTACATAATATAAGGGTGAATATGTACTTTGAGAGCGCACATTTAAATATAACGTATATTTTCCGCATTACCGTACCGTTGGCGTTATGGGAGCGGCACATATTATGAGTTACCCTGTCTCCAATTCCACAACGTTTCTATTatgaaacaacattttatttgaaagtcAGTAAAAAAACAGCTGTAGTAGTcatcaatttgtaaaaatattaatattataaggatacagagaaaattattgttttttattattaaaaaaaactggatTACTTCTTATGTATGTTCAGTgcgtttgaaaatatttgtgagatctggttttaatttaataagcttttaaaagaaaaataaaaaatgtccgAAGAGGACGTGATAAAAATCGATCAGCCCCAAGAGCTGAGCTTTGAAAAGTGTAAGTGTATGTTCGTCTACACCATTGTTAAACTTTGATGCATTAAAAATTGTGTCATTTCGTTtaacagaaacaaaaatatagaaaattattaaaaaattataatttacctTTGCCCTCAAATAtctatttagatttaaaaaaaaacagattgataaaatacatgcatacatatatatgtatgggtcatatttaacaaacaaaaatattaatcattttaATATAACCTGTCCTTGATTGGGCACAGGGACTTCCACCTCTGTAGTTTATCAAATGCCGACTTCGCAATAAATGCTTTCTATTCATGGAATTAATACTCCAATtttaaagtttgattttataGCCGTAAGATTGTAGAATTGCACAAAAACAACCAGAATAAGAAGAAGAAATATGTTAAAGCATACGTAAATAATTTATCATTAgcaaatacacataaaatttttgatttttggcATACCCATATCAGAAGAGAATATTAAGAACTAGCATTTGTTTTGCGAAatctatacatacaaataaaaatttattttcatattactAGGTCCGGAAAGTCAAGAGGAACAAGAAAAACGTCAGAAAATTGAACAACTATTAAAAGAGGGTAATGGAAAAATTGAGTTGAAATTGTTAAGGGAATTGGCTCGATCAGATCATGGTCTTGTAACAGATGAGTTGCGAAGAAAACTATGGCCTCAATTGGCTGGTGTTGATGTTACCTCTTTGGATCCAGCTCCCAAATTAAGTGACTTACAGACTCATCCTGAATACAATCAGGTCGTACTAGACGTAAATAGATCGTTGAAACGTTTCCCACCTGGTATTCCTTACGAACAACGTATTGCCCTTCAAGATCAGTTGACCGTCTTAATATTACGAGTAATTAACAAATATCCAAATTTACGATATTACCAAGGCTACCATGATGTGGCAGTAACTTTTCTTCTCGTCGTTGGCGAAGAGGTGGCATTCGCCGTGATGGAAGAACTCTCAACAAATCATTTTTCCGAATGCATGCAAGAAACCATGGATGCTACCCAAAAGAGACTGATGTTCATATGGCCtgttgttaattttgaaaatccaaaactttttcaatttttgcaaCGTTCTTCCGTCGGTACTTTATTTGCTTTGCCGTGGTATTTAACATGGTTCGGACATAGTTTGAACTCGTACAAAGCAGTCGTACGATTGTACGATTACTTTCTGGCCTCTCCAATTTATTCGCCTATTTTTGTAACGGCATCGATAATATTGCACCGCGCTGAAGATATTTTGCTTGAAGAATGTGATATGGCCATGATACATTGTCTACTCTCCAAGGTAAACTCacaataagattttaaatacaTCATTTTTTCTCACATATGTTCATGTGTATATTTGCAGTTACCAGACAACTTGCCATTTGAAGATCTCTTAAAAACATCGAGtaatctttatgaaaaatactcTTTGACTGTAATCGAAAAGGAAGTGGAAAAATTAATTCAACTAGAGTAAGTTATATGATGTGCTtgctaaaatttctttaattaataaattgcgTTTTACTTTCAGAAAACAGCAAAGAATATTGGAAGAAAAAATGGCTTTGGAGAGACGAAAGAAAATTGCACGAAATACGAGGCCCAATGGCAATTATTTGATCAATCATTTATTGCCACAGTTGCTTACACCAAAATCCTTTATTGTTACCACGGCATTTTCGTTACTTGTTGGTATTTGTGCATACTATTACAAAAGTCAATATATGTCTACCGGTATTAGTTGAGTAAGTCTGAACTTGCTGCCGTCTATGTCAAGAGCTCTACGGCATGCAACACCTCCGCATTCAGGTTGGATGATaggatttacaatattttaattttattatattattaagagATTGTGGGTTGCTTTAGTCTCTATATAATTAGTTTATGGGTCTGTTCCTTTAAAAGCGAACGAACAAGTATTTCAtagttttataatgaaaacaacaaacaaattcgaaaatttgttattgttttttatataaaatgagaaagaaaTGTTCGTTCGCATTTAGAGGAACACGCAGTATATCttacatcattattattattatttttttttttttgtttaccagcatttaaatttaagttgaattattaaatatcataaaaaaatgttatttgtttttggttaTTTGTACTACTTTAAGGAATAAACTATGTGGTAtacttacatatttttctatatttgtggTTTACTTTCGATAATATGTAATTCTTTCAGACAAAAGAGTGATCGCATAATCTTGtataataaaatgatttatgaatttatttataggtacatatttaatttattttctatttttaaaatattgttaaaaagacAAACACTAacattaaacgagcaaaattttaaaaactaataaaaaattatttaatttaaaaggcTATATTACatgtgtttaaacattttttcatttgtttttatgcaatagtattgaatattaaataaaattattgaatacataatttaaataaaactttggaaaatagaattgtattatttattagtttttttttttaatttattgtaatattttaaagccacatttaaatataattatattttatattattgaacctagaaacatgaaatttagcgtGTAGAGCCttaactaggtaagaacctacaaaaagggactttttggtacttttccgttctacaaaaggtactttttgaattttctacaatattgaacctagaaacattaaattaagtatgaagagcccggattagcccagaacacataaaatgggactttttggtactttttcgttctacaaaaggtactttttgaattttctataatattgaacctagaaacattatgtagagcctggattaagtgggaacccataaaaggaaagtttttagtactttttcgttcttcaaaatgtactttttaaaatttctataatattgaacctagaaatatgaagttaagcatgtagagccaggaataatttagatttttgatttttttaataaaattcgtaatgactgttttttaacacatcatggtgaagggtatataagattcggcacagccgaatatagaactcttacttgtttaatttttatttattaatattgtattttttattgatttatcatcaatattatttaataaacttctaaGAAAAAACAGGTAAGAATGCTATATTTGGCTGATCCGAAAcgtatatacccttcaccatattgtattttaaacatattagttttataaattgtaaatttttcccgatactatttagaaaaataaagcatttggtttgttttttaactatatttcggaatatttttactttttttttttgtcaaaaaatagattttttacaatagggctcaaaggggagtagagcaaaatatggccctatccttaaaaatgttggtaggtctccttcaatattatttatgtagaatttaaaagtgttattagtgtttgtaagtgaattttgacctttaagtcatttaagcggttgtatgggggctagtcgaaataatgaaccgatttcaaccattttcaataggcttcgtccttggaccaaaagaagcgtgtgtgccaaatttccaATTattccaattatcttgaaaattaatcgactcagaaaatgattctaagccgattggtatactttaaggtgggtatagggtatatttttgtatgttacaaacatcagcacaaaccc of the Lucilia cuprina isolate Lc7/37 chromosome 2, ASM2204524v1, whole genome shotgun sequence genome contains:
- the LOC111680016 gene encoding TBC1 domain family member 20 encodes the protein MSEEDVIKIDQPQELSFEKCPESQEEQEKRQKIEQLLKEGNGKIELKLLRELARSDHGLVTDELRRKLWPQLAGVDVTSLDPAPKLSDLQTHPEYNQVVLDVNRSLKRFPPGIPYEQRIALQDQLTVLILRVINKYPNLRYYQGYHDVAVTFLLVVGEEVAFAVMEELSTNHFSECMQETMDATQKRLMFIWPVVNFENPKLFQFLQRSSVGTLFALPWYLTWFGHSLNSYKAVVRLYDYFLASPIYSPIFVTASIILHRAEDILLEECDMAMIHCLLSKLPDNLPFEDLLKTSSNLYEKYSLTVIEKEVEKLIQLEKQQRILEEKMALERRKKIARNTRPNGNYLINHLLPQLLTPKSFIVTTAFSLLVGICAYYYKSQYMSTGIS